A portion of the Pseudomonadota bacterium genome contains these proteins:
- a CDS encoding TonB-dependent receptor translates to MRNVNTLTARRMLGVAGWPFIAALGPVLVMPAFAAAQESLPQDAAAGDSESFAPVGSAGERPAPHSGSEASGTAGAEAETGDSEPPEELLVTGTRFGGRTSMDSAVPIDSFKVETLQQQGNGDMTEILKNIVPSFAATSYTGDGSAFIRSSSLRGLPPDETLVLVNRKRRHRSALVALGGAAMNQGAQAVDVGMIPTIALRNMEVLRDGAAAQYGSDAIAGVINYILKDNAQGGEVQARVGQWYGGEHEFQIAGNLGLPLGPEGFLSLSAEYTDSQELSRGGQHEKARALTDMGVQDVPDPAQVWGRPQSRGLRLFWNGGLPVTEDVRPYFFGSFARTYGNYGFFYREPNKSGVSTPLPLDPMDPSKGNFSWSDQGQWPVGFTPRLEGFITDFSQVAGVGGAFPFGVQYDLSGAFGMNRISYTLNDSINPSWGPESPTVFKPGDLQQRDLNFNADFSYGITEGLNLAWGAEWRSEEFTMYQGDDASWQAGRWSGVSSLRDPTAMIDPMTMMSMPYTEPLIGANGYQGTSPDMAGAWTRTNWAFYADTEWDANEDLLLQGAGRFENFSSFGSTLNGKLAARYAATDFLTLRGAASTGFRAPTPGQSNLTNVATVFVPGTIEQQLTGTVRPTDEVARPHGGRLLQPEKSVNVSFGFTTQPTGSLRLTADAYRIAVEGRIVMAADIDVSAMAAPPGSPTYQKIRFYTNGLDTVTTGLDVVLLYDLDWADFALEGAGDMNVSLAYNFNRTKVAEQTNIAVNERRKANIENALPRHHLAATATQNLGKWSLMLRANYYGSHQDEDPQYSVGGEVLLDAQLTYRIDRRFSLMLGANNMLNNFPDEVPTRMANGLPWPRRSPVGYHGGMVYLRGVARL, encoded by the coding sequence CAGCGGGTCGGAGGCTTCCGGCACGGCCGGCGCCGAGGCGGAGACCGGGGATTCGGAGCCCCCCGAGGAGTTGCTCGTGACAGGTACGCGCTTCGGGGGCCGCACCAGCATGGATTCCGCGGTTCCTATCGACTCATTCAAGGTCGAGACGCTGCAGCAGCAGGGCAACGGGGATATGACGGAGATCCTGAAGAACATCGTGCCTTCTTTTGCCGCCACGTCCTACACCGGAGACGGCAGCGCCTTCATTCGTTCGAGCTCCCTGCGTGGCTTGCCGCCCGACGAAACGCTGGTGTTGGTTAACCGCAAACGCCGACATCGTTCCGCGCTGGTGGCCCTTGGCGGCGCCGCCATGAACCAGGGCGCTCAGGCCGTCGACGTCGGCATGATCCCGACCATTGCCCTTAGGAACATGGAAGTGTTGCGTGACGGTGCGGCGGCGCAGTACGGCTCGGACGCCATTGCCGGCGTGATCAACTACATCCTCAAGGACAATGCACAGGGCGGTGAGGTGCAGGCCCGAGTCGGGCAATGGTACGGCGGCGAGCACGAGTTTCAGATCGCTGGCAACCTGGGCCTGCCCCTGGGCCCGGAGGGCTTTCTCAGCCTCAGCGCCGAGTACACGGATTCCCAAGAACTGTCCCGAGGTGGCCAGCACGAAAAGGCGCGAGCATTGACGGACATGGGAGTGCAAGACGTGCCCGATCCCGCCCAGGTGTGGGGCCGTCCCCAAAGCCGGGGCCTGCGCTTGTTCTGGAACGGCGGGCTGCCGGTCACCGAAGACGTCAGGCCCTATTTCTTCGGCAGTTTTGCTCGCACCTACGGCAACTACGGCTTTTTCTACCGCGAGCCCAACAAGTCCGGCGTGAGCACCCCGTTGCCGCTCGATCCGATGGATCCCTCGAAAGGCAATTTCAGCTGGTCGGACCAAGGCCAGTGGCCCGTCGGCTTCACGCCGCGCCTTGAGGGCTTCATCACCGACTTCAGCCAGGTTGCCGGTGTGGGCGGTGCCTTCCCGTTCGGTGTTCAGTACGATCTCAGCGGCGCCTTCGGCATGAACCGGATCAGCTACACGCTGAACGACAGCATCAATCCGTCCTGGGGCCCCGAGTCACCCACGGTGTTCAAGCCGGGGGACTTACAACAAAGGGATCTCAATTTCAATGCCGACTTTTCCTATGGCATCACGGAGGGCCTCAATCTCGCCTGGGGCGCAGAATGGCGCAGCGAGGAGTTCACCATGTACCAGGGTGACGATGCCTCCTGGCAAGCCGGAAGGTGGAGCGGCGTGAGCAGTCTCCGCGACCCGACGGCGATGATCGACCCGATGACCATGATGAGCATGCCGTACACGGAACCGCTCATCGGAGCCAACGGCTACCAGGGCACATCCCCAGACATGGCGGGCGCATGGACTCGCACCAATTGGGCCTTCTATGCGGACACCGAGTGGGACGCGAATGAGGATCTGCTTCTCCAGGGTGCAGGCCGGTTCGAGAACTTCTCGAGCTTCGGCTCGACCCTGAATGGCAAGCTGGCAGCTCGCTACGCCGCCACGGACTTCTTGACGCTGCGCGGTGCCGCGTCTACGGGCTTTCGTGCTCCGACGCCGGGCCAGTCCAACCTGACAAACGTTGCAACGGTCTTCGTGCCCGGAACCATCGAGCAGCAGCTAACCGGAACCGTGCGGCCAACCGACGAGGTGGCCCGGCCGCACGGGGGCCGGCTGTTGCAGCCGGAGAAGTCGGTGAACGTGAGCTTCGGCTTCACCACCCAACCCACCGGCTCTCTACGGCTGACGGCCGACGCGTATCGCATTGCCGTCGAGGGCCGCATCGTGATGGCGGCCGACATCGATGTCTCGGCCATGGCGGCCCCTCCGGGCTCGCCGACGTATCAGAAGATCCGCTTCTACACCAATGGTCTGGATACGGTGACGACTGGCCTCGATGTGGTGCTGCTCTACGATCTTGACTGGGCAGATTTCGCCTTGGAGGGTGCCGGCGATATGAACGTCAGCCTGGCCTACAATTTCAACAGAACGAAGGTTGCCGAACAAACGAACATCGCCGTGAACGAACGGCGCAAAGCCAACATCGAGAACGCCTTGCCCAGGCACCACCTGGCTGCCACCGCAACGCAGAATCTCGGCAAATGGTCGTTGATGCTGCGTGCCAACTACTACGGCTCGCACCAAGACGAAGATCCCCAATACTCGGTCGGTGGCGAGGTGCTCTTGGATGCCCAGCTGACCTACCGCATCGACCGCCGGTTCTCGCTAATGCTCGGCGCCAACAACATGCTCAACAACTTCCCCGATGAGGTACCCACACGTATGGCGAACGGACTTCCCTGGCCCCGCCGCAGTCCGGTCGGCTATCACGGCGGTATGGTCTACTTGCGTGGCGTTGCGCGACTGTGA